The Gemmatimonadales bacterium genome includes a window with the following:
- a CDS encoding penicillin acylase family protein, with product MNGRPGIIRVRGGAGPNRLAATAARLARVSVLVGALAVLVPAQIAWGQAGQATIYRDTWGVPHIYADREDEGYYAFGYVAAEDEGEFLGRIVLAARGTAAAAFGPEMVESDYTSRLWRHHAEARVGLTRLSPELRRNYERWAQGFNRYVADHRAAVPAWMPTVTATDLVAVSRWLLWLAYQAGDGLAKCRASGVQLSAAAEDGLANRAVAASNEWVLAPWRTAGGNTIVLSDPHGEVDGQFVFEVRLHAGRLSFAGFTVAAMPLLVQTRRVSWGMTTGAPSVADCYEVTLEPGRTDRYRSDGALQRLIEEPVRIEVQGAGPVRRTLTYTRHNGILSPVVGRKDGKVWVVSTSYMDRAGDFDEEVYRMVLARNVAELKEAMRLQGMFPQNVMAGDVDGATFYVRAGRTPRRPSGVNWRRALDGNTARTAWLGIHPFEDLVQIENPSTGYMQNNNIGPDRMFEGSPMTPDRYPDYIYNDREGRTNSRGRRAVEVLSSAVRFTVDDAIELALDEKWIDTEQWREALRRSVAADPDRLRRLSPAARQLADGLLRFDGHARAESKAALGYWYWRTTLLEQAGAAGTRAVLEAGGRPDQPLEPGVADRVVDALEGAVARMAKEGRTDARLGDVFRIGRPGSPSYPLGGVALATDDRRHCESLASWDLLCVHTQRAFTAVAPDSSGHRMAQIGSRLLRLTVFSDPIQSFTLHNFGQTSRAGSPHRDDQAQLTSERRLKPVLFEKAELLPHVTSQITLDVPLP from the coding sequence GTGAACGGCCGGCCAGGCATCATCCGGGTCCGTGGCGGCGCCGGGCCGAATCGACTCGCAGCCACGGCGGCGCGGCTCGCCAGGGTGTCGGTGCTGGTTGGTGCGCTTGCCGTACTGGTGCCTGCTCAGATAGCGTGGGGGCAGGCGGGTCAGGCCACGATCTACCGTGACACCTGGGGCGTTCCCCACATCTACGCCGACCGCGAAGATGAGGGATATTACGCCTTCGGGTATGTGGCCGCCGAGGACGAAGGCGAGTTTCTCGGCCGAATCGTGTTGGCGGCGCGGGGTACCGCGGCCGCGGCGTTCGGTCCCGAGATGGTCGAGTCGGACTATACCTCGCGACTCTGGCGCCATCATGCCGAAGCCCGCGTCGGCCTGACCCGTCTGAGCCCTGAGCTCCGGCGCAACTACGAACGGTGGGCCCAAGGGTTCAATCGGTACGTAGCCGACCACCGCGCCGCCGTGCCTGCCTGGATGCCGACCGTAACGGCAACCGACCTGGTGGCCGTGTCGCGCTGGCTCTTGTGGCTGGCCTACCAGGCCGGCGATGGCCTCGCCAAATGCCGGGCCTCAGGCGTGCAGCTCTCGGCAGCTGCGGAGGACGGGCTCGCGAATCGGGCGGTGGCGGCGTCCAACGAGTGGGTCCTGGCCCCCTGGCGTACGGCCGGAGGCAACACCATCGTGCTGAGCGATCCGCATGGTGAGGTGGACGGCCAGTTCGTCTTCGAGGTCCGGCTCCATGCCGGGCGGCTCTCGTTTGCCGGGTTCACCGTGGCGGCAATGCCGTTGCTGGTGCAGACACGGCGGGTGTCCTGGGGCATGACCACCGGCGCACCCAGTGTCGCCGATTGCTACGAAGTGACGCTCGAGCCTGGTCGCACTGATCGGTACCGCAGCGACGGTGCGCTCCAACGGCTGATCGAGGAGCCAGTACGGATCGAGGTTCAGGGCGCCGGGCCGGTCCGACGGACCCTGACCTACACTCGGCACAACGGCATCCTTTCGCCGGTGGTGGGGCGGAAGGACGGCAAGGTCTGGGTCGTCAGCACCAGCTATATGGACCGCGCTGGTGACTTCGACGAGGAAGTGTACCGGATGGTGCTCGCACGCAACGTCGCCGAGCTCAAGGAGGCGATGCGGTTGCAGGGCATGTTCCCGCAGAACGTGATGGCGGGTGACGTCGATGGCGCGACCTTCTACGTGCGCGCCGGGCGGACTCCGCGCCGACCCTCGGGCGTCAACTGGCGACGTGCGCTCGACGGCAACACCGCGCGCACCGCCTGGCTCGGGATTCATCCGTTCGAAGATCTCGTTCAGATCGAGAACCCCTCGACTGGCTACATGCAGAACAACAACATCGGGCCCGATCGGATGTTCGAGGGAAGCCCGATGACGCCGGATCGCTACCCCGACTACATCTACAACGACCGGGAGGGACGCACCAATTCGCGCGGCCGTCGGGCCGTCGAGGTGCTCTCGAGCGCGGTCCGGTTTACGGTGGATGACGCGATCGAGTTGGCGCTCGATGAGAAATGGATCGACACCGAGCAGTGGCGGGAGGCGCTCAGGCGGAGCGTCGCGGCCGATCCGGATCGGCTCCGTCGCCTCTCACCGGCAGCTCGGCAACTGGCCGATGGGTTGCTCCGCTTCGACGGTCACGCGCGGGCCGAATCGAAGGCGGCGCTCGGCTACTGGTACTGGCGAACCACTTTGCTCGAGCAGGCTGGTGCAGCCGGTACCCGCGCGGTGCTCGAGGCGGGCGGCCGGCCGGATCAACCGCTCGAGCCTGGCGTCGCGGACCGGGTGGTCGACGCGCTCGAGGGCGCCGTGGCGCGGATGGCCAAGGAAGGGCGCACCGATGCGCGGCTCGGCGACGTGTTTCGGATCGGTCGGCCGGGTTCACCGTCGTATCCGCTGGGCGGGGTGGCACTTGCTACGGACGACCGCCGTCACTGCGAAAGCCTCGCGTCCTGGGATCTGCTCTGCGTGCACACCCAGCGCGCGTTCACGGCGGTGGCTCCGGATTCGAGCGGTCACCGGATGGCGCAGATCGGCTCGCGGCTGCTCCGGCTGACCGTCTTCAGCGATCCGATCCAGTCGTTCACACTGCACAACTTCGGTCAGACCTCGCGCGCGGGCTCGCCGCATCGCGATGATCAGGCACAGCTCACCAGTGAGCGCCGCCTCAAGCCGGTGCTGTTCGAGAAAGCCGAGTTGCTGCCGCACGTCACCTCACAGATCACGCTCGACGTTCCGCTCCCCTGA